One genomic region from Conexibacter woesei DSM 14684 encodes:
- a CDS encoding adenylate/guanylate cyclase domain-containing protein, giving the protein MGSRHCADCGHRATDRARFCERCGTALTATAAPLRAPRTLEAKILDERTAIEGERKQVTVMYADIVGSMQLTDLLDGERWGLILDRFLAIAARAVHAFEGTVNQFTGDGLMAVFGAPLAHEDHARRACLAVLQLQSEVAELAADVAQADGVEFAIRCGLNSGEVVVGAIGDDVHMDFVPIGNTTALGKRIESLAPVGSAAISASTAALVDGEFALRELGEFVVKGAEGRQRVLELIGRGAAQTRLDAMAATRGLSPFIGRDAEGAALEMALEHALAGDGRAIGIVGDAGVGKSRLVHEFVAGCVARGLTVSVTHGVAHGRYVPLLPVLALLRDSFGVAEDDPPEAARVRIETTMLRLDPAFASDLPLLFEFLGVADPDRPAASLDPEVRQHQLLTVVTRMVASRARSEAAVLVVEDLHWLDDASAAFLEQLAEAVVGSRTLLVTTYRPEHETVMLVDGPHAQIELGPLDADATGSLLTELLGRDRSLDGLAGLIDARTGGNPFFIEEVVQALAENGHLTGARGTYELAAELEGLVLPPTVQAGLAARIDRLPAREKALVQTMSVIGIEIPGALLGAVSELSESELAEAVGVLASAQWVIPRGLRGREEYVFKHPLTQEVAYASQLSERRAHAHRAVAAAIERAYPDGLDERAALVAHHCEAAGDKLRAAEWHARAAAWAEGPSPADCMRHWRRVRALADDLDASPERDALTTKAGVGILSLSWRLGIAPEEAAAIHAEAHADIERFRGDLYYAGSLMHSGRERASLVRFRTASQAAVAAGDPGRALTASMGVAYASWVAGSLTEAVETLDHALTLAGDDPATGSGISFVCPLGHAWQSRGQVVGYMGELEQARRDFDRGTELTREHDDPQTESACHANRALLEATVGQIAAALRSAALGLAIAEPAGDTTHTIACSVPVAVADAAAGRVADALARAESDLATIREHGIGLYHEPLLLATIARSRLGLGAPDEALAAALEAVDIMNSRGLGTCALSAPITLAHVLLATQGAAAGERIETVLARAAQVARVSGAQVFQPLIQRELEALARVRGDSVGLRSRDPSP; this is encoded by the coding sequence TTGGGATCGAGACACTGCGCCGACTGCGGGCACCGCGCGACGGATCGCGCGCGCTTCTGCGAGCGCTGTGGGACGGCGCTGACGGCGACCGCCGCTCCGCTGCGGGCGCCGCGCACGCTCGAGGCGAAGATCCTCGACGAGCGCACGGCGATCGAGGGTGAGCGCAAGCAGGTCACGGTGATGTACGCCGACATCGTCGGCTCGATGCAGCTGACCGACCTCCTCGACGGCGAGCGCTGGGGGCTGATCCTCGACCGCTTCCTGGCGATCGCCGCGCGCGCCGTCCATGCCTTCGAGGGGACGGTCAACCAGTTCACCGGCGACGGCTTGATGGCGGTCTTCGGGGCACCGCTCGCGCACGAGGACCACGCGCGGCGCGCGTGCCTGGCGGTTCTCCAGCTCCAGAGCGAGGTGGCCGAGCTGGCTGCGGACGTCGCGCAGGCCGACGGGGTCGAGTTCGCGATCCGCTGCGGGCTGAACTCCGGCGAGGTCGTCGTCGGCGCGATCGGGGACGACGTCCACATGGACTTCGTCCCGATCGGGAACACGACCGCGCTCGGCAAGCGGATCGAGTCGCTGGCCCCCGTCGGGTCCGCGGCGATCAGCGCATCGACCGCTGCGCTCGTCGACGGCGAGTTCGCCCTGCGCGAGCTCGGCGAGTTCGTGGTCAAGGGCGCGGAGGGACGCCAGCGCGTGCTGGAGCTGATCGGGCGGGGCGCGGCGCAGACGCGCCTGGACGCGATGGCGGCCACGCGCGGCCTGTCGCCGTTCATCGGCCGCGACGCCGAGGGCGCCGCGCTGGAGATGGCGCTCGAGCACGCGCTCGCCGGCGACGGGCGGGCGATCGGGATCGTCGGCGACGCGGGCGTCGGCAAGAGCCGCCTGGTGCACGAGTTCGTCGCGGGCTGCGTCGCTCGGGGGCTGACGGTCAGCGTGACGCATGGCGTAGCGCACGGGCGCTACGTCCCACTGCTGCCGGTGCTGGCGCTGCTGCGCGACTCGTTCGGCGTGGCCGAGGACGACCCGCCGGAGGCCGCCCGCGTGCGGATCGAGACGACGATGCTGCGTCTAGACCCGGCATTCGCATCCGACCTGCCGTTGCTGTTCGAGTTCCTCGGCGTCGCGGACCCCGACCGTCCGGCCGCATCGCTCGATCCGGAGGTTCGCCAGCATCAGCTCCTGACGGTGGTGACGCGGATGGTCGCGTCGCGTGCTCGCTCGGAGGCGGCGGTGCTCGTGGTCGAGGACCTCCATTGGCTCGACGACGCCAGCGCCGCGTTCCTCGAGCAGCTCGCCGAGGCGGTCGTCGGCTCCCGCACGCTGCTCGTCACGACCTACCGGCCCGAGCACGAGACCGTGATGCTGGTGGACGGCCCGCACGCCCAGATCGAGCTCGGGCCGCTCGACGCCGACGCCACGGGCAGCCTGCTCACCGAGCTGCTCGGACGCGACCGCTCGCTCGACGGGCTGGCGGGGCTGATCGACGCTCGCACGGGCGGCAACCCGTTCTTCATCGAGGAGGTCGTCCAGGCGCTCGCCGAGAACGGCCATCTCACCGGCGCGCGGGGGACCTACGAGCTCGCGGCGGAGCTCGAGGGCCTCGTCCTGCCGCCGACGGTGCAGGCGGGGCTCGCGGCGCGCATCGATCGGCTGCCCGCGCGCGAGAAGGCGCTCGTGCAGACGATGTCGGTGATCGGGATCGAGATCCCCGGGGCGCTGTTGGGCGCGGTCTCCGAGCTCAGCGAGAGCGAGCTGGCGGAAGCGGTCGGGGTGCTCGCGAGCGCCCAGTGGGTCATCCCGCGCGGGCTGCGCGGTCGCGAGGAGTACGTCTTCAAGCATCCGCTGACGCAGGAGGTCGCCTACGCCTCCCAGCTCTCCGAAAGGCGGGCGCACGCGCACCGCGCCGTCGCCGCCGCGATCGAGCGCGCGTACCCCGACGGCCTGGACGAGCGCGCGGCCCTCGTCGCCCACCACTGCGAGGCGGCCGGCGACAAGCTCAGGGCCGCCGAATGGCACGCGCGCGCCGCGGCCTGGGCGGAGGGACCGTCCCCCGCCGACTGCATGCGTCACTGGCGTCGCGTCCGCGCGCTCGCCGACGACCTCGACGCCTCGCCCGAGCGCGACGCGCTGACCACCAAGGCCGGCGTCGGCATCCTCAGCCTGTCCTGGCGACTTGGGATCGCTCCCGAGGAGGCCGCGGCGATCCACGCCGAGGCGCACGCGGACATCGAGCGATTTCGTGGGGATCTCTACTACGCCGGGTCGCTCATGCACAGCGGCCGCGAGCGAGCGAGCCTCGTCCGGTTCCGGACAGCCAGCCAAGCAGCGGTCGCGGCCGGCGATCCCGGGCGTGCGCTGACCGCGTCCATGGGCGTCGCGTACGCAAGCTGGGTGGCAGGCTCGTTGACCGAAGCGGTGGAAACACTCGACCACGCGCTCACGCTGGCGGGCGACGACCCGGCGACGGGCTCCGGCATCAGCTTCGTGTGCCCGCTCGGGCACGCCTGGCAGAGTCGCGGGCAGGTCGTCGGGTACATGGGCGAGCTCGAGCAGGCCCGCCGCGACTTCGACCGTGGGACCGAGCTGACGCGCGAGCACGACGACCCCCAGACGGAGTCGGCTTGCCATGCGAACCGTGCGCTGCTCGAAGCGACCGTCGGGCAGATCGCGGCGGCGCTTCGCAGCGCTGCGCTGGGCCTCGCGATCGCCGAGCCGGCGGGCGACACGACCCACACCATCGCATGCTCCGTGCCCGTTGCCGTGGCCGACGCGGCCGCGGGACGCGTCGCCGATGCGCTCGCGCGCGCGGAGTCCGACCTCGCGACGATCCGGGAGCACGGGATCGGCCTCTACCACGAGCCGCTGCTGCTCGCGACGATCGCGCGGTCCCGGCTCGGGCTCGGTGCGCCCGACGAGGCGCTCGCGGCTGCCCTGGAGGCGGTGGACATCATGAACTCCCGAGGCCTGGGTACCTGCGCGCTGTCGGCGCCGATCACGCTCGCGCACGTCCTGCTCGCCACCCAGGGCGCGGCGGCCGGCGAGCGGATCGAGACGGTTCTCGCCCGCGCCGCACAGGTCGCGCGCGTGAGCGGCGCACAGGTCTTCCAACCCCTGATCCAGCGCGAGCTCGAAGCCCTCGCGCGCGTGCGTGGCGACAGTGTCGGCCTGCGGTCGCGGGATCCATCGCCATGA